In Helianthus annuus cultivar XRQ/B chromosome 9, HanXRQr2.0-SUNRISE, whole genome shotgun sequence, the following are encoded in one genomic region:
- the LOC110880271 gene encoding probable GTP diphosphokinase RSH2, chloroplastic — translation MAVPAIALYASPPSSACSSPYSHDFDFNSRSSSPSTATASPSQKPFVGGLSSLFSSSSYGGDELRTGEDILNSCYTYAPFGACLKRDHFHQSPVSVIQGPMSLSSTPSMRFSPDRRWFKGIVTHAIGSCVDYSPDFRSRVNLAEELTFVMDDNNLNETVSEAYAKDMLVDAQLKHNIFNDELVVKAFYEAEKAHKGQMRASGDPYLQHCVETACLLATIGADAMVVSAGLLHDTLDDSYMSYDYILQSFGPGLADLVEGVSKLSQMSKLARESNTATKTVEADRMHTMFLAMADARAVLVKLADRLHNMMTLDALPLSKQYRFAKETMEIFAPLANRLGIVRWKEQLENLCFKYINPNRYEDLSSQLMKSFNDEMVTSAAEKLEQALKDGSISYHVLYGRHKSLYSIHCKMLKKKLSMDEIHDIHGLRLIVENVEDCYKALDLVHGLWPVVPGKFKDYINQPKCNGYRSLHTVVMGKGLVPLEVQIRTKEMHSQAEFGFAAHWRYKEGDCMHSTFVLQMVEWARWVVTWQCETMMKDQSSIGYTDAMKPPCKFPFHSEDCPHSYKPSCGSDGPVFVIVIENNKMSVQEFPANSRVKDLVDVRYGFSVKEEVLLKVNREVVDDFNFKLRMGDVVELGPKLPDKSLTEYREEIQRMYEIGQPATSGQRIAGYRVGWRR, via the exons ATGGCGGTTCCGGCAATCGCACTGTACGCAAGTCCTCCAAGCAGCGCGTGCTCATCACCGTATTCACATGATTTTGATTTCAACAGCCGTTCGTCGTCTCCGTCAACCGCCACCGCTTCGCCGTCGCAAAAACCGTTCGTCGGCGGTTTATCGTCGCTTTTTTCTTCTTCATCCTACGGCGGTGATGAATTGAGAACCGGCGAAGACATTTTGAACAGTTGTTATACCTACGCGCCATTTGGAGCGTGTTTGAAACGCGATCATTTTCATCAGAGTCCGGTTTCGGTGATTCAAGGTCCGATGTCGTTGAGTAGTACGCCGTCGATGAGATTCTCGCCGGACAGACGGTGGTTTAAAGGCATTGTTACACACGCGATTGGATCGTGTGTCGATTATTCACCGGATTTTCGGTCGCGTGTGAATTTAGCTGAAGAGCTTACATTCGTTATGGATGATAATAATTTGAATGAAACAGTCTCTGAGGCGTATGCTAAAGATATGCTAGTGGATGCACAGTTGAAACATAATATATTCAATGATGAGTTGGTTGTTAAGGCTTTTTACGAGGCCGAAAAAGCGCATAAAGGACAG ATGCGAGCTAGCGGCGATCCTTATTTACAACATTGTGTAGAAACCGCATGTTTGCTAGCGACAATAGGTGCCGACGCTATGGTTGTTTCTGCAGGGCTTTTACATGACACACTTGATGATTCTTATATGAGCTATGATTATATTCTTCAGTCTTTCGGTCCCGGGCTTGCTGATCTTGTCGAAGGG GTGTCCAAGTTGAGTCAAATGAGTAAACTTGCACGTGAAAGCAATACAGCAACAAAAACCGTCGAGGCAGATCGTATGCACACAATGTTTCTTGCAATGGCTGATGCTAGAGCTGTACTTGTGAAATTGGCTGACAGGTTGCACAATATGATGACGCTGGATGCTTTACCTTTGAGTAAACAGTATAGGTTTGCAAAGGAGACAATGGAGATATTTGCGCCATTAGCAAACCGGTTGGGAATTGTGAGATGGAAGGAACAATTAGAAAACCTCTGTTTCAAATATATTAATCCAAACCGGTACGAAGATTTATCATCACAACTTATGAAGTCTTTTAATGATGAAATGGTCACCTCTGCTGCTGAAAAATTGGAGCAAGCACTTAAGGATGGATCGATTTCTTATCACGTTCTATATGGGCGACACAAAAGCTTGTATAGCATTCATTGCAAGATGCTAAA GAAAAAGTTAAGCATGGATGAAATTCATGATATTCATGGGCTACGGCTGATTGTGGAAAATGTTGAAGACTGTTATAAAGCATTAGACCTTGTTCATGGTTTATGGCCTGTAGTTCCTGGAAAATTCAAGGACTACATAAATCAGCCCAAGTGTAATGG GTATCGATCTCTGCACACAGTAGTAATGGGGAAGGGATTGGTCCCACTTGAAGTTCAAATTAGAACAAAAGAAATGCATTCTCAGGCGGAGTTTGGGTTTGCAGCTCACTGGAGATACAAAGAAGGAGACTGCATGCATTCCACATTTGTGCTACAGATGGTTGAATGGGCCCGTTGGGTGGTGACCTGGCAGTGTGAGACAATGATGAAAGATCAATCGTCCATTGGCTACACAGATGCCATGAAACCACCCTGCAAATTCCCTTTCCATTCTGAAGATTGCCCGCATTCTTACAAACCTTCTTGTGGATCTGACGGACCCGTGTTTGTCATTGTGATCGAGAATAACAAG ATGTCAGTGCAAGAATTCCCTGCAAATTCAAGGGTGAAGGATCTCGTAGATGTACGATATGGGTTTTCAGTGAAAGAAGAAGTACTGCTGAAAGTAAATCGTGAAGTGGTCGATGATTTTAACTTTAAGTTGCGAATGGGGGATGTAGTGGAACTTGGTCCTAAGTTACCTGACAAATCATTAACGGAATACAGGGAGGAAATTCAGCGGATGTATGAGATTGGGCAACCTGCAACAAGCGGGCAAAGAATTGCTGGTTACAGGGTTGGTTGGAGAAGATGA
- the LOC118482296 gene encoding uncharacterized protein LOC118482296: MASPISSISSISSMSSSSSSAWYSSSSEEDAIMHNMIMNAAQVFMASDEGSSQRLTRRAKYNRDQEAGHDKLVADYFADEPVYPAEIFRRRFRMSCPLFLRIACDMAQSDPFFTLRNDARGQRGFSNIQKCTPAIRQLAYGYAPDALDEYIRMSKRTARRCLHKFCQWVVKLYSKRYMRKPNANDVQ; the protein is encoded by the exons ATGGCTTCACCcatttcttccatttcttcaatttcttctatgtcttcatcgtcttcgtctgCGTGGTATTCATCATCGTCCGAAGAGGACGCtattatgcacaacatgattatgaacgcggctcaggTGTTCATGGCGTCTGATGAAGGGTCGTCCCAACGGCTAACTAGACGAGCAAAATATaaccgagaccaagaag ccggccacgataaactagtagccgattattttgccgacgaacccgtgtacccaGCCGAGATTTTTCGACGTCGTTTCCGCATGAGTTGTCCACTGTTTTTACGTATTGCATGCGACATGGCCCAAtctgatccgttttttacatTGCGAAACGACGCTAGGGGGCAAAGGGGTTTCAGTAATATACAAAAATGTACGCcggccattcgccaacttgcGTACGGTTACGCACCCGATGCATTAGACGAGTATATTAGGATGTCTAAAAGAACCGCACGTCGATGTTTGCACAAGTTTTGCCaatgggttgtcaaattgtaTAGCAAGCGATACATGCGGAAACCGAACGCAAACGATGTTCAATAA